The genomic DNA AAAGCTTCTCGTACGTGGGCGGTAATCATCTATCTCCGGATGTGATTCAACATCCGCCCTTCTCTTCGTTCAATTCCTCCGAGAAGACTCCCCTACCAAAATTTGGGTTTCTCGCTCGCGGGGTTTACCTCGTTCCACTCCTCCAGTTTCCTGAAGGACTTCGTCACTGTGGCACTTTCAAGGTATTCACACCCTATCGGATCGACGTAGGTGTTTTCCCTGCCGTTACTCCAGTCCAAAACCAGAGTACCCTAACTTATGAATTCATTAGGCACGAACACTACAGTCATCACAGACTGTGCGAGCATGGACTTTCCTCTATACTTCTCTAGGAAGTACAGCGATTACCCAAGCGATATGACCACTGAGTCAAATTCCATTATACAGAACCTTCTTCAGCTTTTCAATGTAAATAATATCCAGATCAATCGTACAGTTTACTTCCGAATACGTGTTTTTCAAGATTGGATAGCCTTTTCAGGATATCGTAATTAGTGATCCCTGCTCCGTTCCCTTGCGTTTTGGTCTGTTCTCCGGAACGTTGTACTTCCTTTCGAAGCTTAACATTCTCCTCGTTCAATCGATCGATTTCTTTATGGAATTGCTCATAGTCCTTAATGATGACATCAAGGAATTGATCGACTTCATCCTGGTCATAGCCACGGAAGCTCACCTTGAAATCCTTTTCCAAAATTTCTTTAGTAGTCAAATTGATTCTCTTATTATCCATTATTATCGCCACCCCGTCATAGCATTCTAAAATTGCATATCATCGACTGACATCCTATCCAACATTATACCAATTTTATAAAATTATTCATCTGTTGATTAGGTTGCCCAATCTGTTTCATTTGATTTCAATTCTTCAATGTAATCATTCACGTCAAGAAAAGAAATGGATAGTATAGGGTATTCGTTACCGTACTCTTGATATTTGTGCGCCGTATTCAAATAATATTCAGGCGATCCCGACTGTTCAGGATCATAGAACACAAGCATAGCATCGGTCTTTTCAATGATGAATCGGTTACACGCCTGGAATTGACCAGGGTTCTCATATGGACGTTTTGAAACGGTCTCTACAAAATCTGCCTGATTGATGATTTGATGGAAATATTCCTGTGTCGGTTCTTTCCATCTGCTTTCTTGATCCTCAAAAGGCAGCAGGACTGCTAAACGAATTACAGGATAGTGCTCTTTCAATTCTAGAACAGCATCTCCGGTCCATAACTCGACACCAGGCTGCCCGGAAATGACAACCCATTCCAGCCCCTCTTCAATCAGTTGGGTAAGACGGTTCTTCATCACACCCTTTATGTAAGGTACCGCTTCGTGCTTATTCGAAAATATGCCTAGTTCATGTGCTTTATACCCTGTTACGGCTATAACTTTAATCATGTGAAGTCTCCTCTCAGGAGGAAGATTGCCTTATCGCTGAATTACTGTAAGACAGCTCCACCTTCTGCACTTTCGGACTCTATCCTAGTGTATCATAAATTCAACTTCAAAATTTGTTGAAAACCGACGCTTTGTTAAATTCATTAACCGTTTTTCAATTTGCAGTTGATCAGCATAAAAAAAGCTGTCGAAACTTTTTCGACAGCCAAATGAACCGATTGGGAACGGTTCGTATATACTATCTTACCATCCCCAGCCTGGACCAGGGCCTTGGCCATACCCACCATAGCCACCGTGACCACCGTCATAGCCTCCGCCATGCTGGCATCCACATTTAGGTGGGACCATACAATGCTTGTGGTGGGTTTTACAACAAGACTTTGTACAATGCTTCTGCATATGCTTGTGTTCATAGATGTTATGGTGGACGTGTTCTTCAATTACCGGATGGATGTGAGGCACGACCTTATAATGACAAAAATGCTTGACACACTTTTTTGGTGGATGAACCACCGGACACATCATCTGAGGTTTTTTATAATGCATCTCAAAGATTCTCCTTTTAGTAGTATTTCTTACGTTTGTATTACTGTATGAGAATTCGATGAGACTTGTCTGAGACAATCGCCTTCTTTCACAGATATCTCCTGAAAATGGTCAAGCACCTAAGGGCTTTGTCCCTGTTGGTTCCATACGTTCATTTCGTTCTAAACCTACCTAGATCCTTTTACATATAGTCCTTTTTAGGCAGTTTTCGACAATCATTGAGTGTTCCGAATCCCTTTTACGTTAAAAACAACACAAAAAAGCCCGGTATAGCACGAAAAGAATCACTTTTTGCGCTTACCCGGGGAATATTGAATCTCATTATTTCCTCAAAAAATCAACTGATTTTCCCTTCCAAACGTTCAATCCTTTTTTGATAAGCCACCCGGTCCTTCTTTTCGTCCTTACGAAGAATGCGGCTCGTCTCCTTCCATGCTTGATAGCCTTTTTCAGCGAAATACAGAGCTTGTTCAAAATCTTTGTGCCGGTGTTCAAAAACCTTCGCAAGCTCGATATAGATTTCCGCATCGTCCTTTTCCTTCAAAGCAGCCGTCCAATAATCAACAGCCATTTCCATGTTTTTGGCTTTCTTATGAAGATCAGCGATCGCCTTCTTAGCCTGAAAGGAATAGGAGGTATCTTCTAACTGCTCGAATCTGGACAAAGCTTCCGGATGGTCACCAAGACTCTCAAACCATTTCGCCACTTCAAACCGTTCCGTCACCGTCAACGAGGAATAATCCGTATCCATTAAGATATAAGAGAGGTGAATGTACAGGGCCATCAAAGTAAGAATATCCTGTTCGTTATGTTCAAACACCCCTTTTAACACTTCCGGATCCTTCTCTCTCAAATATTCAAAGTAAAGCATCGGTGCAAGATAACCAGGGGTATCTTCGTGTCGCTCGATTTGTAACAGCTCTTCCTCAACCACGGAAAGCCTTAAGGATTCATATGATTTCTTCCATACCCTTCTTGAGGCATGTAAAAGGTCGAAATGACCGAAAGGCGGCAGCTTTGGAACCATATCGCGTACAAACGTATGACGTGTTTTCACTTGCGGCCAATCAAAAGCTTTACCGTTATATGTGACCAGATTGCTCATATCTTGGACATCCGTCAAAAAGTGATGATAAAGGGCGACTTCATGACCAGGACCAGGAAGGAAATATTGTCGGACTTGAATTGTATGATCGAGGACTTTTCCTACTCCGAGCATGAAAATCGTATTGCCTGCCCCTGTCCCTAGACCCGTCGTCTCCGTATCGAAGAACAACAGGTCTGAAGGGGAACGCCCTGATGCGGACAAAGGATGCGCTCCCTTCCATTCATGCCATTTGTCGACGACGTTATACAAATCGTCTACTCGATAAGGCCCAATCTTTTTGGAACGATCGAATTGACGTTCCCGGATGATGCAGTGTTGATCCTCAAAATCAGTCCTGGTCGCCTCCAGCCTGCTCCAAGGGTTTTCTTTGTTTTCAATTTCCATGTTATTCTGTTCGTCCTGTTGAATTAGTCTGCCCTCTGAACCGACGTGAGTGAGCTGCTTCTTGAACCGGTTCAATTTATTCTGAAGTGACATATGCCGAATCACTCCTTCCTTCCATCAAGAAACGCAAAGCTAAGCCTTTAATATCGGTATGCTGCATTTCATTCCCAATACAGGATGGACAACCGCGCTCACATGGACATAAGCGGATAACCTTTTCCGCTTCGTGAAGAATGTCAGTAATATGCTCAAATACATATTCACTTAGCCCGATTCCACCTGGGTAACGATCATAAAAGAAAATCGTCGGCTTTTGAGAATGAGAAGCCTTTAATTGTGGAACGACATGTAAATCACTCACATCACACATGACGAACAAGGGTGCAACATGTCTCATGACATTGGATAAGCCGACAAGCCCTTCTTCAAGCTCCTGCTCTGATAATTCCTTGACCATCTCTTCAGGAAAACTGATCCAAGTGGCAGAGGTATGGAGCTCTTCTTCCGGCAGTGTGATCGGTCCTGAACCGATGTTATCATGTGTGCCGAATTTGATTTTTTTAAAGATTGTCGCCATCGCATTAACGGTCACATCACCGAAGGCGACATCCATCATCGGATACGTTTTCGACTTATCCTCCTCCAGCACCTTCAAGGAAACTGCGAGGTTCGCATCCGTGTAATAGTCGACATCCACTTCACGGACAAAGGCTTTCTTTTCTTCATAGTCAAGTTTTTCTACCTGGTATTGGATGCCTTGATGAAGATAGATCGCTTCTTCATGCAGAAGCGTCATTGAACTGAACCGATCCATCTCTCCGATCACCTGCACATTCGCCACATCTGTCTGATCGATGATGACGACGTTTTCTTGCGAAGCTGATCGGAGACTGATGTTATGTGCCGGGAACGATTCATTCATCCAATACCATCTGTTTCCTTGTTCGTGTAAGACGCCTTCCTCGGTCAAAAAATACATGATCTCATCAATTTCAACCCCGTCAAATGTTTCACCTGCTTTGAATGGAAGCTCATATGCGGCACACTTGAGGTGATCGACCAGAATCAAAAGGTTGTCAGGATTAATTCTTGCCGTTTCAGGATTCCTGTTAAAGAAATAGTCAGGGTTCTGTATGATGTATTGATCGAGGGGAGAGGAGCTTGCAACAAGGATGACAACCGACTCATCCTGCCTCCTGCCTGCGCGCCCGCCTTGTTGCCAGGTGCTTGCGATCGTACCTGGATAACCATTCATGATACAGACTTGAAGCTGTCCGATATCAACACCAAGCTCGAGAGCGTTGGTACTCACAACGCCCATGACCTCCCCGATTCTCAGTCCTTGTTCAATTTCACGCCTCTGCTTCGGTAGATAACCGCCTCGATAGCCACGGATAGACTTGTTTCCGATCTTCCGCTGGATCAATTCCTGCAGATAGGTCAACAAAATTTCAACGCGAACCCGGCTTCTCGCAAACACAATCGTCTGGACCTCATTCTCTAAAAACAAAGAGGCGAGCTTCTTCGATTCAAGTGTCGCACTCCTACGAATATTGAGCGGCTTGTTCACGATAGGAGGATTGTAAAAAACGAAGTGCTTCCGTCCAACTGGTGCCCCATTATTATCGATAAGTTGTACGGAATCACCTGTCAGTTTTTCTGCTAATTCCTTAGGATTCGCAATCGTGGCAGACGTACAAATAAAAGTTGGATGACTACCATAATAGGCACAAATCCGTTTCAAACGTCGAATGACATTGGCGACATGACTGCCGAATACGCCCCGATAGGTATGCAGTTCATCAATAACGATATATTTCAGGTTTTCAAACAATGAAACCCATTTCGTATGATGAGGCAAAATGGCAGAATGGAGCATATCCGGGTTTGTCATGACCACATGCCCCGCCTTGCGGATCA from Pseudalkalibacillus sp. SCS-8 includes the following:
- the gpsB gene encoding cell division regulator GpsB: MDNKRINLTTKEILEKDFKVSFRGYDQDEVDQFLDVIIKDYEQFHKEIDRLNEENVKLRKEVQRSGEQTKTQGNGAGITNYDILKRLSNLEKHVFGSKLYD
- a CDS encoding DUF1273 domain-containing protein translates to MIKVIAVTGYKAHELGIFSNKHEAVPYIKGVMKNRLTQLIEEGLEWVVISGQPGVELWTGDAVLELKEHYPVIRLAVLLPFEDQESRWKEPTQEYFHQIINQADFVETVSKRPYENPGQFQACNRFIIEKTDAMLVFYDPEQSGSPEYYLNTAHKYQEYGNEYPILSISFLDVNDYIEELKSNETDWAT
- a CDS encoding CotD family spore coat protein, which gives rise to MHYKKPQMMCPVVHPPKKCVKHFCHYKVVPHIHPVIEEHVHHNIYEHKHMQKHCTKSCCKTHHKHCMVPPKCGCQHGGGYDGGHGGYGGYGQGPGPGWGW
- a CDS encoding ribonuclease H-like domain-containing protein, giving the protein MSLQNKLNRFKKQLTHVGSEGRLIQQDEQNNMEIENKENPWSRLEATRTDFEDQHCIIRERQFDRSKKIGPYRVDDLYNVVDKWHEWKGAHPLSASGRSPSDLLFFDTETTGLGTGAGNTIFMLGVGKVLDHTIQVRQYFLPGPGHEVALYHHFLTDVQDMSNLVTYNGKAFDWPQVKTRHTFVRDMVPKLPPFGHFDLLHASRRVWKKSYESLRLSVVEEELLQIERHEDTPGYLAPMLYFEYLREKDPEVLKGVFEHNEQDILTLMALYIHLSYILMDTDYSSLTVTERFEVAKWFESLGDHPEALSRFEQLEDTSYSFQAKKAIADLHKKAKNMEMAVDYWTAALKEKDDAEIYIELAKVFEHRHKDFEQALYFAEKGYQAWKETSRILRKDEKKDRVAYQKRIERLEGKIS
- a CDS encoding DEAD/DEAH box helicase; translated protein: MRFRKNLNEILKVMNQDDTIASNIAHWKTIPEKQGKSVEIPEDVHPNIKQALEKRGIQSLYTHQYSAYESARAKKSFVAVTPTASGKTLCYNLPVIQEVAENKNSRALYLFPTKALAQDQKSELNELIDEIGMDIKSYTYDGDTPSNIRQVIRKAGHVVMTNPDMLHSAILPHHTKWVSLFENLKYIVIDELHTYRGVFGSHVANVIRRLKRICAYYGSHPTFICTSATIANPKELAEKLTGDSVQLIDNNGAPVGRKHFVFYNPPIVNKPLNIRRSATLESKKLASLFLENEVQTIVFARSRVRVEILLTYLQELIQRKIGNKSIRGYRGGYLPKQRREIEQGLRIGEVMGVVSTNALELGVDIGQLQVCIMNGYPGTIASTWQQGGRAGRRQDESVVILVASSSPLDQYIIQNPDYFFNRNPETARINPDNLLILVDHLKCAAYELPFKAGETFDGVEIDEIMYFLTEEGVLHEQGNRWYWMNESFPAHNISLRSASQENVVIIDQTDVANVQVIGEMDRFSSMTLLHEEAIYLHQGIQYQVEKLDYEEKKAFVREVDVDYYTDANLAVSLKVLEEDKSKTYPMMDVAFGDVTVNAMATIFKKIKFGTHDNIGSGPITLPEEELHTSATWISFPEEMVKELSEQELEEGLVGLSNVMRHVAPLFVMCDVSDLHVVPQLKASHSQKPTIFFYDRYPGGIGLSEYVFEHITDILHEAEKVIRLCPCERGCPSCIGNEMQHTDIKGLALRFLMEGRSDSAYVTSE